The following are from one region of the Oscillatoria salina IIICB1 genome:
- a CDS encoding DUF4870 domain-containing protein produces MQSLNPEARTWAMLCHLASFLGLILSFIGLPPFAFTNIVGPLIVWLIKKNEDEFIDAHGRESLNFQLSMTLYGIALTVLFFIILFVLILAGAIAANDGGVGALIFGVFGIIWLVILGVIVGLLQLVL; encoded by the coding sequence GTGCAATCTCTTAATCCAGAAGCCCGTACTTGGGCAATGTTATGCCATTTAGCATCATTTCTTGGCTTAATCTTATCATTTATCGGTTTACCACCTTTTGCCTTCACTAACATCGTTGGTCCATTAATTGTCTGGTTAATCAAAAAAAACGAAGACGAATTTATCGATGCTCACGGAAGAGAATCACTAAATTTCCAACTTTCGATGACTCTTTATGGAATTGCCTTAACAGTACTCTTTTTTATAATCTTATTTGTGTTAATTTTAGCTGGCGCGATCGCGGCTAATGATGGTGGTGTCGGGGCGCTAATTTTCGGTGTATTTGGTATTATCTGGCTAGTTATCCTCGGAGTTATTGTTGGATTACTGCAATTAGTCTTA
- the gshB gene encoding glutathione synthase — MKFAFIIDPLNKLDPGHDSTVAMMEAAQASGHEVWVTVAEKLSIVKGQAWALLERVELEFVELIDDRWVAQENWYRVVEVTGRSLQEMNAVFMRTDPPVTIPYLYATQILDLLDPEKTLVINSPRALQAANEKLYAMQFPDVIPETIVSQDKLVIREFIEGREGGVLKPLGGKAGEGILFLHESDRNLNSLIEISTKWGKEPVMVQDYLPAAKEGDKRIILLEGEAIGAVNRIPSGKEFRGNMAVGGRVVKTEITPREQEIISILAPKLQADKLYFVGIDVIGGYLTEINVTSPTGIREIDRLNNVRLGKQVIQWVEEKLSVED, encoded by the coding sequence GTGAAATTTGCATTCATCATCGATCCTCTCAATAAACTCGATCCCGGTCACGATTCTACGGTCGCCATGATGGAAGCTGCCCAAGCTTCGGGACATGAGGTTTGGGTAACTGTAGCAGAAAAGTTGAGTATTGTCAAGGGTCAAGCTTGGGCTTTACTGGAACGAGTCGAGTTAGAATTTGTCGAATTAATTGACGATCGCTGGGTGGCGCAGGAAAATTGGTATCGAGTGGTTGAGGTGACTGGGCGATCGCTACAGGAAATGAATGCCGTGTTCATGCGTACCGATCCACCTGTAACTATACCTTATCTCTACGCGACGCAAATCCTGGATTTACTCGATCCCGAAAAAACTTTAGTTATCAACTCACCTCGCGCTTTACAAGCAGCCAACGAGAAACTCTATGCAATGCAGTTTCCTGACGTAATCCCGGAAACTATTGTCTCCCAGGATAAATTAGTGATTCGGGAATTTATCGAAGGAAGAGAAGGTGGAGTCCTCAAACCGTTAGGAGGAAAAGCAGGCGAAGGAATTTTATTTTTGCATGAGAGCGATCGCAACTTAAATTCTCTGATTGAGATTAGCACAAAATGGGGCAAAGAACCCGTAATGGTACAAGATTATTTACCCGCAGCCAAAGAAGGCGATAAACGTATTATCCTCCTTGAGGGCGAAGCGATCGGTGCAGTTAATCGCATTCCCTCCGGTAAAGAATTTCGCGGTAACATGGCAGTGGGCGGACGAGTCGTCAAAACCGAAATTACCCCACGAGAACAAGAAATTATTAGCATACTTGCGCCAAAATTGCAAGCAGATAAATTATATTTTGTGGGAATTGATGTAATTGGCGGCTATCTTACGGAAATTAATGTTACCAGCCCGACGGGGATTCGCGAAATCGATCGTTTGAATAATGTGCGTTTGGGGAAACAGGTTATTCAGTGGGTGGAAGAGAAACTATCGGTTGAGGATTGA
- the grxC gene encoding glutaredoxin 3: MANVEIYTWSRCPFCIRAKGLLDRKGVDYTEYCIDGDAKGREEMIDRANGRTSVPQIFIDKEHIGGCDNLYALEAEGKLDPMLQKSA, translated from the coding sequence ATGGCAAACGTAGAAATTTACACTTGGAGTCGCTGTCCTTTCTGCATTCGCGCCAAAGGTTTATTAGACAGGAAAGGTGTAGACTATACTGAATATTGCATTGACGGCGATGCGAAAGGTAGAGAAGAAATGATCGATCGCGCTAATGGACGTACTTCTGTACCGCAAATTTTTATCGACAAAGAACACATTGGCGGTTGTGACAATCTTTATGCCTTAGAAGCAGAAGGTAAACTTGACCCTATGCTGCAAAAAAGTGCTTAA